Proteins encoded by one window of Martelella endophytica:
- a CDS encoding ABC transporter substrate-binding protein: MKLFSTRFISGAALAMALSVAPAAFARTPVDQLVIGTSLAQVLSLDPQQGTEVKTQEILANTYDRLVQFSGEEGYAIRPQLAESWEVDDTGITFHLRDATFASGNPVTAADVVFSLTRLIMMDQSAAANLKNVGYTPETIADLISAPDEKTFRIEMTDSVIPESLLYRLAGGTASVVDSAVVKEHVSNDDYGNAWLRTNTAGSGPFVLRRWTPNDVVLLEANEQYWDGAPAMRRVIMRHAPESQAARLMLERGDIDVANALTAPDVLTFTDKEGFSIDEVKTGGYYVLSMNAGREPLSNPLVREAIAYGIDYQGIADTILGPYGRPRNVPVPEDFEGAIDNPDWSFQPERARELLAEAGYADGFDLTLKTIAQTPRVDMATAIQASLADIGINVSIQQGNGSDIVASHRARDFDLLIPQTGAFMPTALGSIDNFVTNPDNALEANNAGNFVWRSAWDIPELNAMRNEANGERDDARRLELLRQMQEMFIAQKPAVLPMFERFEPIVISERVHGYEGHPWSLTRLDDVTKTED, from the coding sequence ATGAAGCTTTTTTCTACCCGATTCATTTCGGGCGCCGCTCTTGCCATGGCTTTGTCCGTGGCGCCTGCGGCCTTTGCCCGCACGCCGGTTGACCAGTTGGTGATCGGTACCTCACTGGCGCAGGTTCTCTCGCTCGACCCGCAGCAGGGTACAGAGGTCAAGACGCAGGAAATATTGGCCAACACCTATGATCGCCTGGTGCAATTCAGCGGTGAGGAAGGCTATGCCATCCGCCCGCAGCTGGCCGAAAGCTGGGAAGTCGACGATACCGGCATAACATTTCATCTGCGCGATGCGACTTTTGCGTCCGGCAATCCTGTCACCGCAGCGGATGTAGTGTTCTCGCTGACGCGCCTGATCATGATGGATCAGTCGGCCGCCGCGAATCTCAAGAATGTCGGCTACACGCCTGAAACCATCGCCGATCTCATCTCAGCCCCGGACGAGAAGACCTTCCGCATCGAGATGACCGACAGTGTCATTCCCGAGTCGCTGCTCTATCGTCTGGCCGGTGGCACGGCGAGTGTCGTTGATAGCGCCGTTGTTAAAGAGCATGTTTCCAATGACGACTATGGCAATGCATGGCTGCGGACCAATACGGCGGGCTCTGGTCCCTTTGTCCTGCGCCGCTGGACCCCGAATGATGTGGTGCTGCTCGAAGCCAATGAACAATATTGGGACGGTGCACCGGCCATGCGTCGCGTCATCATGCGGCATGCGCCCGAGAGTCAGGCCGCCCGCCTGATGCTGGAACGCGGCGATATCGATGTCGCCAATGCGCTGACCGCGCCGGATGTGCTGACCTTTACCGACAAGGAAGGGTTCTCCATCGACGAGGTCAAGACAGGCGGCTATTACGTTCTGTCGATGAATGCCGGCCGCGAGCCGCTGTCCAATCCGTTGGTGCGTGAGGCCATCGCTTACGGTATCGACTATCAGGGCATCGCCGACACGATCCTTGGCCCCTATGGCCGGCCGCGCAATGTCCCCGTACCTGAGGATTTCGAAGGCGCGATCGATAATCCGGACTGGTCTTTCCAGCCTGAGCGGGCGCGTGAGCTGCTGGCCGAGGCAGGGTATGCCGATGGCTTCGATCTCACCTTGAAGACCATTGCACAGACCCCGCGTGTCGATATGGCCACCGCCATTCAGGCCAGTCTGGCCGACATCGGCATCAATGTCAGCATTCAGCAAGGCAATGGTTCGGATATCGTCGCCTCGCACCGTGCGCGTGATTTCGATCTGCTTATCCCCCAAACCGGGGCCTTCATGCCGACGGCCCTGGGGTCGATCGACAATTTCGTCACCAATCCGGACAACGCGCTCGAAGCCAACAATGCCGGCAATTTCGTGTGGCGCTCGGCCTGGGACATTCCGGAGCTGAATGCGATGCGCAACGAGGCCAATGGCGAGCGCGACGATGCCCGCCGTCTCGAATTGCTGCGGCAGATGCAGGAAATGTTCATCGCACAGAAACCCGCCGTGCTGCCGATGTTCGAACGGTTTGAACCCATCGTGATCAGTGAACGGGTTCACGGCTATGAGGGGCACCCCTGGTCGTTGACCCGCCTCGACGACGTCACCAAGACCGAAGACTAA
- a CDS encoding ABC transporter ATP-binding protein, whose amino-acid sequence MPAPDPILSVRDLAVRFGRSSIVAVDGVSFDVGAERVGVVGESGSGKSTMGRAIMRLLPPSADVAAGRLDFEGAPVLTRSEKQMRGLRGNRMALIMQDPRYSLNPVLSVGKQVAEAARLHQKLGKKAAYDRAAEMLERVHIRDVERTMALYPHQISGGMGQRVMIAMMLLAKPRLVIGDEPTSALDVSVRGEVLSLLDEMVRENNSGLLLISHDIRMVAAFCERILVMYKGRVVETLTRLEDAQHPYTQGLVGAMPDPRHPVRRLATLDRAAIEKAEALP is encoded by the coding sequence ATGCCCGCTCCTGATCCTATCCTATCCGTTCGTGACCTGGCCGTTCGCTTCGGCCGTTCCAGTATCGTGGCGGTCGACGGTGTCAGCTTCGACGTCGGCGCCGAGCGCGTCGGCGTCGTGGGAGAATCCGGCTCGGGCAAATCGACCATGGGACGCGCCATCATGCGGCTCCTGCCGCCATCGGCGGATGTTGCTGCAGGCAGACTTGATTTTGAGGGCGCACCCGTTCTGACGCGCAGCGAAAAGCAGATGCGCGGCCTGCGCGGCAACCGCATGGCGCTGATCATGCAGGACCCGCGTTATTCGCTGAACCCTGTGCTTTCTGTCGGAAAGCAGGTCGCCGAAGCTGCCAGGCTGCACCAGAAGCTGGGAAAGAAGGCGGCCTATGATCGCGCCGCGGAAATGCTCGAACGTGTGCACATCCGCGACGTGGAGCGGACCATGGCACTTTATCCGCACCAGATTTCCGGTGGTATGGGGCAGCGCGTCATGATCGCCATGATGCTGCTGGCAAAGCCCCGGCTGGTCATCGGTGACGAGCCGACATCCGCACTTGATGTCAGCGTGCGCGGCGAAGTGCTCTCACTACTCGACGAGATGGTACGGGAAAACAATTCCGGCCTTCTGCTGATCAGCCACGATATCCGCATGGTGGCCGCCTTCTGCGAACGTATTCTCGTCATGTACAAGGGACGCGTCGTGGAAACGCTGACGCGTCTGGAAGACGCCCAGCACCCCTATACTCAGGGTCTGGTCGGCGCGATGCCCGATCCGCGCCATCCGGTACGACGGCTCGCGACACTGGACCGGGCGGCCATTGAAAAAGCGGAGGCATTGCCGTGA
- a CDS encoding ABC transporter permease, with protein sequence MQSPAHQAFTRLVTGLRNALSKLSQEPVGMFGFLFLALLAVIAILAPLIAPYSPTAQNLGQALLPPSAAHWAGTDEFGRDILSRLIYGTRITFQTVLAVSFIVGPLGLVIGIVAGYIGGRTDAVLMRITDIVLSFPSLVLALAFAAALGAGLGTAIIAISLTGWPAIARLARAETLVVRNTDYVAAARLYGASPVRLLALYIAPMCIPSVVVRLTLNMAGIILTAAALGFLGLGAQPPAPEWGAMISSGRRFMLDNWWVAVMPGIAILFTSLAFNLAGDALRDILDPRHARS encoded by the coding sequence ATTCAATCTCCGGCCCATCAGGCCTTTACACGCCTTGTCACCGGCTTGCGCAACGCGCTGTCGAAACTCTCGCAGGAGCCGGTGGGCATGTTCGGCTTCCTGTTTCTGGCGTTGCTGGCGGTCATCGCCATTCTCGCCCCGCTGATCGCGCCCTACAGCCCCACCGCGCAGAATCTCGGTCAGGCGTTGTTGCCGCCCAGTGCGGCACACTGGGCCGGCACGGACGAGTTCGGTCGCGATATTCTCTCGCGTCTGATTTATGGCACACGCATCACGTTCCAGACCGTTCTGGCCGTCTCCTTCATCGTCGGCCCCCTGGGGCTGGTTATCGGCATTGTGGCCGGCTATATCGGTGGCAGGACCGATGCCGTTCTCATGCGCATTACCGATATCGTCCTGTCCTTCCCCTCGCTGGTGCTGGCACTGGCGTTTGCCGCAGCGCTGGGTGCCGGTCTGGGAACGGCCATCATCGCCATCTCGCTCACGGGCTGGCCTGCCATTGCCCGCCTTGCCCGGGCCGAGACCCTTGTCGTGCGCAATACCGACTATGTTGCCGCCGCCCGCCTTTATGGCGCCTCACCGGTTCGATTGCTCGCGCTCTACATTGCGCCCATGTGCATTCCCTCGGTGGTTGTGCGGCTTACCCTGAACATGGCGGGGATTATTCTCACCGCTGCCGCTCTTGGTTTTCTGGGGCTTGGCGCCCAGCCGCCCGCGCCGGAATGGGGCGCGATGATCTCCAGCGGCCGGCGCTTCATGCTGGACAACTGGTGGGTCGCCGTCATGCCCGGTATCGCCATTCTTTTCACCAGCCTGGCCTTCAACCTGGCCGGCGATGCACTTCGTGACATATTGGATCCCCGTCATGCCCGCTCCTGA
- a CDS encoding FadR/GntR family transcriptional regulator has translation MAQMTRHRRPRLAQALVEQFRQKIENGELPAGAKLPTEPQLEAQFSVSRTVVREAIAELRSAGLVTPVQGKGMFVSEDLPSTGFILTPIEIQSIPQTLEMLEFRIAIETEAAAVAAYRRSAQQEDAIRNANQEMQRLIETDAPTVDADLAFHMAISEATNNRYFTDALKQFGQRSIPRGQFPTLPSATDRQYLLGVLNEHQLILDAIADQDPEAARQAMRDHLIGSQKRYRRLAR, from the coding sequence ATGGCCCAGATGACGCGGCACCGCAGGCCCAGACTTGCTCAGGCCCTTGTCGAGCAATTCCGGCAAAAGATCGAGAACGGCGAACTGCCGGCCGGAGCCAAATTACCCACAGAGCCGCAGTTGGAAGCGCAGTTCTCCGTGAGCCGTACCGTGGTGCGTGAGGCCATTGCCGAACTGCGCTCGGCGGGCCTGGTCACACCTGTTCAGGGCAAGGGTATGTTCGTCAGCGAAGACCTGCCCAGCACCGGATTCATCCTTACCCCCATCGAAATCCAAAGCATTCCACAAACGCTTGAAATGCTTGAATTTCGTATCGCTATCGAGACCGAAGCCGCCGCCGTCGCGGCTTATCGGCGATCTGCGCAACAGGAAGATGCCATTCGCAACGCCAACCAGGAAATGCAGCGACTTATCGAGACGGACGCACCCACAGTGGACGCCGACCTGGCCTTTCACATGGCCATCTCCGAAGCCACCAACAATCGCTACTTCACTGACGCCCTCAAGCAATTCGGCCAGCGATCCATACCACGCGGTCAGTTTCCCACTTTGCCCAGCGCCACAGACCGACAGTACCTCCTCGGGGTGCTGAATGAACATCAGCTTATACTGGATGCTATCGCCGACCAGGATCCGGAAGCGGCCCGTCAGGCCATGCGCGATCATTTGATCGGGAGTCAGAAACGTTATCGACGATTGGCAAGATAG
- a CDS encoding ABC transporter ATP-binding protein — protein sequence MIEVTELNVSFGARDARKHVVKSVSFAVKQGETLGIVGESGCGKSTVLRSLAGLDRHWEGRIALSGQQVNKTRSREQLALAQMVFQDPFGSIHPRHRIERVLAEPIRAMGRGSGWNLVGPALERVGLPATFAERFPHELSGGQRQRVAIARALMLEPEILLLDEPTSALDVSVQAEILNLLADLRDDQRLTYVLVSHDLAVIAHMCDRVLVMKDGAFVDDLSRQDLAAGITHHPYAASLFAASYL from the coding sequence GTGATCGAGGTCACTGAGCTCAACGTATCATTCGGTGCGCGCGACGCCCGTAAGCATGTCGTCAAGTCTGTCTCCTTTGCGGTGAAACAAGGCGAGACGCTCGGCATTGTCGGCGAATCCGGCTGCGGGAAGTCTACGGTTCTGCGCTCGCTCGCCGGTCTGGATCGTCATTGGGAAGGGCGCATTGCCCTGTCCGGACAGCAGGTGAACAAGACCCGCAGCCGCGAACAGCTCGCGCTTGCCCAGATGGTGTTTCAGGATCCGTTCGGCTCCATCCATCCGCGTCATCGTATCGAGCGGGTTCTGGCCGAGCCGATACGGGCCATGGGGCGCGGCAGTGGATGGAACCTGGTCGGGCCGGCGCTGGAACGTGTCGGCCTGCCCGCAACCTTCGCCGAGCGTTTTCCGCACGAACTCTCCGGTGGCCAGAGGCAGCGCGTGGCCATTGCGCGCGCACTCATGCTGGAGCCGGAAATATTGCTTCTGGATGAACCGACCTCGGCGCTCGATGTTTCGGTGCAGGCCGAAATCCTGAACCTGCTGGCTGATCTGCGGGACGATCAAAGGCTGACCTATGTACTGGTCAGCCACGACCTGGCCGTGATTGCCCATATGTGCGATCGTGTTCTGGTCATGAAGGATGGCGCCTTCGTGGATGACCTTTCCAGGCAGGATCTGGCCGCCGGCATCACCCATCATCCATACGCAGCCAGTCTGTTCGCGGCCAGCTATCTTTGA
- a CDS encoding efflux transporter outer membrane subunit translates to MLLRRVTPVPLLMLLLSGCVVGPDYQAPEMALPDKFSEGGTKSVGDVTEVSWWKSFNDSQLNGYVDQGLAQNLSVLQALETIAQAEANVVTSTAGAFPQVDLTGSDTGAGAGGDRSSANARKTSNTAAASIPVSWFLDLFGLYRRSGEAAMAQLDAAYASADVARLTLISSLTNAYIQARLYQERLAIAKSNLQSRRETLRLTQFQLDAGAASRLDVVQSEGLVNAQLSSIPTLEASYRQSVYSLSTLMGLPAATLIDQMNKVKPIPVYHASLASGIPADLIRNRPDIREAERNLAAATAAIGVAEAQLYPSITLSGTLRASVASTSSSNVGTTSWSFGPAINLPIFDGGALRANVSSSESQARQAYLVWKQTVLNAVQEVENALAVATRDGRTVAALRATVNSYRDALDLSTSSYKDGATSLLDVLDAQRAVSDAEAQLADAQAQTASDFVALNVAIGGGYSAQ, encoded by the coding sequence ATGCTATTGCGCCGCGTTACACCCGTTCCCCTGCTGATGCTGCTCCTGTCCGGCTGCGTTGTCGGGCCCGATTATCAGGCGCCCGAAATGGCGCTTCCCGACAAATTCAGCGAGGGCGGTACCAAGAGCGTTGGTGACGTCACCGAGGTTTCGTGGTGGAAGAGCTTCAACGACAGCCAGTTGAACGGCTATGTCGACCAGGGTCTGGCGCAGAACCTGTCGGTGCTGCAGGCACTCGAGACGATCGCCCAGGCCGAGGCCAATGTCGTGACCTCGACGGCCGGCGCCTTTCCGCAGGTCGACCTCACGGGGTCGGATACCGGTGCTGGGGCGGGCGGCGACCGCTCGTCGGCGAACGCACGCAAGACGTCGAACACGGCTGCGGCCTCGATCCCGGTCTCCTGGTTCCTGGATCTCTTCGGCCTCTATCGCCGTTCCGGCGAAGCCGCCATGGCCCAGCTCGACGCCGCTTACGCTTCCGCCGATGTCGCAAGGCTGACGCTGATTTCCAGCCTGACCAACGCCTATATCCAGGCACGCCTCTATCAGGAAAGGCTGGCGATCGCGAAGTCCAACCTGCAGAGCCGCCGCGAGACGCTGCGCCTGACCCAGTTCCAGCTCGATGCGGGCGCTGCTTCAAGGCTCGATGTGGTCCAGTCCGAAGGCCTCGTCAACGCCCAGCTTTCCAGCATCCCGACGCTTGAAGCCTCGTATCGCCAGTCGGTCTACTCGCTGTCGACGCTGATGGGGCTGCCGGCCGCCACGCTGATCGACCAGATGAACAAGGTGAAGCCGATCCCGGTCTACCACGCGAGCCTTGCAAGCGGCATCCCGGCCGATCTGATCCGCAACCGCCCCGATATCCGCGAGGCCGAGCGTAATCTGGCGGCGGCAACCGCGGCGATCGGTGTCGCCGAGGCACAGCTCTATCCGTCGATCACGCTCTCCGGCACGCTGCGGGCCAGTGTCGCTTCGACCTCGTCGTCCAATGTGGGGACGACCTCCTGGTCGTTCGGCCCGGCGATCAACCTGCCGATCTTTGACGGCGGAGCGCTGCGGGCGAATGTCTCGTCGTCCGAATCGCAGGCCCGTCAGGCCTATCTCGTCTGGAAGCAGACGGTGCTGAATGCGGTTCAGGAAGTCGAGAATGCGCTCGCCGTTGCCACCCGCGACGGCCGCACGGTCGCCGCGCTGCGCGCCACCGTCAATTCCTACCGCGATGCGCTCGATCTTTCGACCTCGAGCTACAAGGATGGTGCCACCTCACTGCTCGACGTGCTCGATGCGCAGCGCGCAGTGTCTGACGCCGAGGCCCAGCTTGCCGACGCCCAGGCGCAGACCGCGAGCGATTTCGTGGCCCTCAATGTCGCCATTGGCGGCGGCTATTCGGCCCAGTAA
- a CDS encoding ABC transporter permease — protein MTEFSLIELGKRLGQLVLSLFVLLVVTFVIGRVMPTDPVGAIVGELADPAALEAMRARLGLDLPLYQQFWIYLMGLLHGDLGNAILTGNPVMQDLRAAFPATLELATLAVILSTLIGVPLGMTAAFFRDTWIDRLARILSLVGHSIPVFWFGIVGLVIFYASLSWVGGPGRVDIYLEGLVEPRTGLLLIDSLWAGDWEVFRSAVHHIILPAAILAYSAMAYITRMTRSFTLEQLNQDYVVAARAKGASNWRILAGHILPNIAVQLVTILAISYGSLLEGAVVTEIVFSWPGIGQYMTNALMIGDMNAILATTLIIGAIFMMLNFLSDLAYLVLDPRTREVAS, from the coding sequence ATGACGGAATTTTCGCTCATCGAACTGGGCAAACGCCTGGGCCAGCTTGTGCTGAGCCTGTTTGTCCTGCTCGTCGTAACCTTCGTAATCGGTCGCGTCATGCCGACGGATCCGGTTGGTGCAATCGTCGGTGAACTGGCCGATCCCGCAGCCCTTGAGGCCATGCGGGCGCGGCTGGGGCTTGACCTGCCGCTTTACCAGCAGTTCTGGATCTATCTGATGGGCCTGCTGCACGGCGATCTCGGCAACGCCATTCTGACGGGAAACCCGGTGATGCAGGACCTGCGGGCCGCATTCCCGGCCACACTCGAACTGGCGACACTGGCTGTCATTCTTTCGACCCTGATCGGGGTTCCTTTGGGCATGACCGCGGCTTTTTTCCGCGACACCTGGATCGACCGGCTTGCCCGGATTCTCTCGCTGGTCGGGCATTCCATCCCGGTCTTCTGGTTCGGCATTGTCGGTCTGGTCATCTTCTATGCCAGCCTGTCCTGGGTTGGCGGACCGGGGCGTGTCGACATCTATCTTGAAGGTCTTGTGGAACCGCGCACCGGTCTGCTGCTGATCGACAGCCTGTGGGCCGGCGACTGGGAAGTTTTCCGGAGCGCGGTTCACCATATCATTCTGCCGGCTGCAATCCTGGCCTATTCCGCCATGGCCTATATCACTCGCATGACCCGCAGTTTCACCCTTGAACAACTCAACCAGGACTATGTGGTCGCTGCCAGGGCCAAGGGCGCATCGAACTGGCGCATTCTGGCCGGTCACATCCTGCCGAACATCGCCGTTCAGCTTGTTACCATCCTCGCCATCTCCTATGGCAGCCTGCTTGAGGGGGCCGTCGTCACCGAGATCGTGTTCTCGTGGCCCGGTATCGGACAATATATGACCAATGCCCTGATGATCGGTGACATGAATGCCATACTGGCGACCACCCTGATCATCGGCGCCATTTTCATGATGCTCAATTTCCTTTCGGATCTTGCCTATCTGGTTCTTGATCCGCGTACACGCGAGGTAGCCTCGTGA
- a CDS encoding P1 family peptidase — MLNLITDVAGLAVGHAQDLDLASGVTAIVFDRPATASGLSLGGAPGSRDQLLLDPARTVETVDAFVLSGGSAFGLDAPGGAQSALRAAGRGLAIGPALIPIVPGAILMDLLNGGDKDWGLHAPYRDLGYDACRNAAPGPFALGTIGAGTGATTVNLKGGLGSASATSVAGHVVGSLAAVNAMGSVTIGDGPHFWAAPLERDGEFGGLGMPSPLPEDWDRLRIKGGPTTATTIAVVATDARLTKQQAYRLAVMAHDGFARAIHPAHLPYDGDTVLSAATGVKDAPDDFAFAELCLLAMTTTARAIARGVHNAKALPQRGALPSWKDRFEKG, encoded by the coding sequence ATGCTGAACCTCATCACCGACGTCGCCGGCCTTGCCGTCGGACATGCTCAGGACCTCGACCTTGCATCGGGCGTCACCGCCATCGTCTTCGATCGTCCGGCGACCGCTTCGGGTCTGTCGCTCGGCGGCGCACCGGGAAGCCGGGACCAGCTTCTCCTTGATCCGGCACGCACCGTCGAGACGGTCGACGCCTTCGTTCTGTCAGGTGGATCGGCCTTCGGGCTCGACGCGCCGGGGGGAGCACAATCGGCGCTTAGAGCCGCCGGGCGCGGCCTCGCCATCGGCCCGGCGCTGATTCCGATCGTCCCCGGCGCGATCCTGATGGACCTGCTCAATGGCGGAGACAAGGACTGGGGCCTGCATGCCCCCTACCGCGATCTTGGCTATGACGCCTGCCGCAACGCCGCACCCGGTCCGTTTGCGCTCGGCACCATCGGCGCCGGAACCGGCGCCACCACCGTCAACCTCAAGGGTGGTCTCGGCTCGGCGAGTGCGACGAGCGTTGCCGGCCATGTCGTCGGATCGCTCGCAGCCGTCAACGCGATGGGGAGCGTGACGATCGGCGACGGTCCGCATTTCTGGGCCGCGCCGCTCGAACGCGACGGCGAGTTCGGCGGCCTCGGAATGCCATCTCCGCTACCCGAGGATTGGGACCGGCTCCGGATCAAGGGCGGGCCGACGACCGCGACCACGATTGCCGTGGTCGCCACCGATGCGCGGCTCACCAAGCAGCAGGCCTACCGGCTGGCGGTGATGGCCCATGACGGTTTTGCCCGTGCCATCCATCCGGCGCACCTGCCCTATGACGGCGATACCGTGCTCTCGGCGGCAACCGGCGTGAAGGATGCGCCGGACGATTTCGCCTTTGCCGAACTCTGCCTGCTTGCGATGACAACCACGGCGCGCGCCATTGCCCGCGGTGTCCATAACGCGAAAGCGCTCCCGCAAAGGGGAGCGCTTCCAAGCTGGAAAGACCGGTTCGAAAAGGGCTGA